In the Longimicrobiaceae bacterium genome, AGCCCAGCGACGCCGAACGCTCCGCATCAGAGACGGCCTTGCGCAGCCAGTGCAGCAGCACGGACGTGCTGCGATGCTCGATCTGCACGCCCTTCGGCTTCCCCGTCGATCCGGACGTATAAATCGCGTACGCGGCGTTCTCCGGCCGCACATCTACCGAGAGGTTGTCGTTCGGTAGATGCGCGATCTTCCCCCAATCCGCATCTACAGAAACCCCAACGGCTTCGGTGGATGGGAGATGCGCGGCGACGGACGACTGCGTCAGCACGACCGCTGCTCGCGAATCCTCCAGCATATACGCGATGCGATCCTCCGGATAGTTCGGATCGACCGGCACGTACGCGCCGCCTGCCTTCAGGACGGCGAAGAGCGCGATGATCATCTCCGGCCTGCGCTCCATGCACACGCCGACCAGCGATTCGGGGCCGACGCCGAGGGACTGGAGATGGTGCGCGAGCTGGTTGGCGCGCGCGTTCAGCTCCGAATAAGTAATCGCCTCCGCCGCGTGCACGAGCGCCACGGCATCGGGCGTTTTGGCGGCCCGCGCCTCGAAGAGCCGGTGGATGCACGTGGACGGGTAGTCCCGCGCCGTGTCGTTGCACTCGCGGAGGACCTGCTCCCGCTCCTCGTCCGAGAGGATGTCGAGGGTGGAGATGCGGCGGTCGGGGTCTTCCGTGGCGCCGATGACCAGGCGCTCGAACTGCTCGACCATGCGCTCTGCCGTGGCGGCGTCGAACAGGTCGGTGCGGTAGTCGATGCGCACCAGGTACTCGTCGAGCCCCTCGTTCGCCGTGAGCTTCAGGTCCGAGACGGCGGTGCCCGACGGCGGCAGCGTGTTGCGGAACGAGATTGCGGACGGCCCGGCATCTCCCGGTCCGCCATCTGCCGATTCGGGGTCGTGTGCCTCGGCATCCACACCCGGCGGCGGAGCCTTGCGGGCGGAGTTGTGGGCGAACATCACCTGGTACACCGGCGCGTGCTCCAGGCTGCGCTCCACCTTCAGCTCCTCCACCAGCTTGTCGAACGGCAGGTCCTGGTGCGCCTGCGCGCCCAGCATCACCTCGCGGACGCGGCGCACCATCTCGCGAAACGTGGGGTCGCCCTCCAGCCGTATGCGCACGGCCAGCGTGTTGGCGAAGTAGCCCACCACGCCCTCCAGCTCGGAGCGAGGGCGGCCCAGGATGGGCGTTCCCACCACCAGGTCGTCCTGCCCGGACCAGCGCTGGAGCAGCACGGCGTACGCGGCCAGCATGGTCATGAAGCCGGTAGCGCCCTCGCGGCGGCTCAGCTCGCGGACTGCCGCGGCCACGCCGCCGCCCATCTCGCAGTAGCAGGCGGCGCCTTCCGACCCCAGCGTGGCGGTGCGCGGCCGGTCGGTCGGCAGCTCCAGCAGCGGCGGCGCGCCGTCCAGCACACCGCGCCAGAACTCCATCTGCCGCGCCAGCTCGGCCCCCTGAAGGTGCCCGCGCTGCCAGATGGCGAAGTCCGCGTACTGGAGCGGCGGGTCCGGCAGCGGCGAAGGCTGGCCGGCGGCGAACGCCTCGTACAGCACCTCCATCTCCGCTTGCAGCCGCTCGAACGACCAGCCGTCGGTGACGGTGTGGTGCACCACGAGCACGAAGACGTGCCGCTCCGGCTCCAGCCGCAGCAGCCGCATGCGGAAGAGCGGCCCACGCTCCAGGTCGAACGGCTCGTTCACCAGCGACTTCACCCGCCGGTCGAACGCGTCCAGCCGCTCGTCCTCGTCGCCGCCCGGCATGTCCTCCACGTCCATCGTCACCGGGACGGCGGGGTCCACGACCTGCACCGGCTCGCCCGCGGCCAGCGCGAAGCGGGTGCGCAGCGCCTCGTGGCGGCGCACCAGCTCGGCGGCGGCGCGGCGCAGCGCGTTCACGTCCAGGCGCCCGTCCAGCACGCGGGTGGCGGGCACGTTGTACGCGGCGCTCTCCGGCTCCAGGTGGTGCAGGAACCAGAGGCGCTGCTGCGCGAACGACGCCGGGAAGGTGCGGGGCGCGGCGGCCTTGCGGCTCAGCAGGCGTGCCAGCATCTGCCGCTTCTCCTCGGGCGAGAGCGGCGCGGCGCCCGGGGTGTCCTGCGTCATGCGGCGTGCTTCCGGGGTGCGGCGGGACGGGAGATGCGGGGCGTCACGGCTACGCCTCGGGTGGGCGCACGCGCCCCTCGCGGGCCACGCGGACGATGCGCGGCGCCTGCGGGCGCGCCGCCTCGGAGCCGGAAGCGGCGTCGAGGTGCGCGGCGAGCGCGGCCACCGTCGGGCTCTCGAACATCGTCCTCAGTTGCAGCTCGCCGCCCAGCACGGTGCGGACGCGCGACACGACCTGGGTGGCGTTCAGCGAGTGGCCGCCCAGCTCGAAGAAGTTGTCGTTCACGCCCACGCGCTCCACGCCCAGCAGCTCGCTCCAGATGGCCGCCAGCTTCTCTTCCGTGGGCGTGGATGGCGCTACGTAGGCGGATTCCACCCCCGCCCGTTCCGCGTCGGGCGCGGGCAGGGCGCGGCGGTCCACCTTGCCGTTGGGCGTGAGCGGGAACGCGTCGAGCGTCACGAACGCGGCGGGCACCATGTACTCCGGCAGCCGCTCCAGCGCGTGGGCGCGCAGCTCCGCCGTCCCCGGCGCCTTCCCCTCGTCCGCCGGCACCACGTAGCCGACGAGGCGCAGGTCGCCCGCGGCGGACTCGCGGGGCACGACCACAGCGTCGGCCACGGCGGGGTGGGCGCGCAGCACGCTCTCCACCTCGCCCGGCTCGATGCGGAAGCCGCGCAGCTTCACCTGCTCGTCGATGCGCCCCGCGAACTCCAGCGTCCCGTCCGCCCGCCAGCGCACCCGGTCGCCCGTGCGGTACATGCGCCCGCCCGGCTCGTACGCGTACGGGTCGGGCAGGAACTTCTCGGCCGTCAGCGAGGGGCGTCTGGTGTAGCCGCGCGCCACGCCCGATCCGCCCAGGTGCAGCTCGCCAAACACGCCCACCGCCACCGGCCAGCCCCGCGCGTCCAGCACGTAGCTGCGCGTGTTCGCCATCGGCTTCCCGATGGTGGGCCGCCGCTCGCCCGTCTCCTCCGCCGCGATGGTGGCGCAGACCGTCGCCTCCGTCGGCCCGTACGCGTTCAGGAACCGGCGGCCGTCTCCCCAGCGTGTCACGATCTCTGCCGAGCAGGCTTCGCCGGCCGAGACGAGAGTCTGGAGATGCGGGAACTCCGTCTCCGGCATCGCCGTGAGCACCGACGGCGGCAGCGTGGCGACGGTGACGTTCATCTCCCGAAGCGTCCCGATGAGCGGATCCCCCGGCATCAGCGCGTCCTGCGGCGCCAGCACCAGCGTCGCGCCCGCCAGCAGCGCCGTCAGCACCTCGGACACCGCGGCGTCGAAGCTGAACGAGGCGAACTGGAGCACGCGGCTCTCGGATGAGATGCCGAACGCCTCGATCTGGGCTCTCGCCAGGTTCGCAACCGCATCGTGCGGCACCATCACGCCCTTCGGCCGCCCCGTCGAGCCAGACGTGTAGATGATATACGCCAGGCTCGACGGATCGACATCCACCGAAAGATCGGAATCGTCGGCCGATGCGGCATCTTCCGGGTGCTGGTCGAGCAGGACGATGCGCGCGGAGTGATCCGGCAGATCGGCGGCGAGCTTGGACGTGGTCAGGAGGACGGTCGCGCCGGAATCCTCCAGCATGTACGCCCGCCGGTCCTTCGGGTACGCAGGATCGACCGGGAGATATGCGCCGCCCGCCTTGAGCACGGCGAGCAGGCCGACGACCATCTCCGGCGACCGATCTACCGAGATGGCAACCGGCACATCTGCCCCGACGCCGAGGCTCTGGAGATGCCGCGCAAGCCGATTCGCGCGTGCGTTCAGCTCCACGTACGAGAGCGACGCATCGCCGAAAAGAATCGCGGTCGCGTCCGGCGTCGCGCGCGCCTGGCGCTCGAACAGCGCGTGGACGGTGGATGCGGGGCCAAGGTCGCGCTCCGTCGCGGTCCACTCTTCCAGCAGCGTGCGGTGGTCGTCCGCGTCCAGCAGCGTGGGGCGCGAGATGCGCTGCGCGGGGTCGGCGGTGAGGGAGAGCAGCAGGGTCTCGAACTGGCGGCCCATGCGCAGCATCGACTCTTCGTCGAACAGCCCCGTCTTGTACTCGATGGCTACGTAGTAGGCGCCGTCGCGCTCGCCCACCTGGAAGCTGAGGTCGAAGATGGTGGTGCCCGTCTCGACCGACACGCCGGCGACGTCCACGTCTTCCAGGTCCAGCTTGCTGCCGCCCGCGTTCTGAAGCGCGAACAGCACCTGGAAGAGCGGGTTGTGGCCCAGGCTGCGCTCCACCTTCAGCTCGTCGACCAGCTTCTCGAACGGCAGGTCCTGGTTGGCGTACACACCCAGCATCATCTTCCGCACCCGCTGCACCACCTCGCCGAAGGTGGGGTCGCCGTCCATGCGCGTGCGCAGCGCCAGCGTGTTGGCGAAGTAGCCGAAGATGGGCTCCAGCTCGCTCCGCGTGCGCCCCGCGATGGGGGTGCCCACCACCACGTCGTCCTGGCCGGTCACGCGGTAGAGCAGCACGTCGAAGACGGCCAGCAGCACCATGAACGCCGTGGCGCCCTGCGTCCGCGCGAGTGCGGAGACCGCGTCCACCAGGCCCGCGTCCAGCTCCAGGACGGTGGTGGCGCCGGCATTGTCCTGCCGCGAGGGGCGCGGCCGGTCGGTGGGCAGGTCCAGCACCGCGGGGGCGCCCTCCACCAGCCCGCGCCAGAACGCCAGCTGCCGCTGCAGCTCCTCGCCCTGGAAGTGCGTGTGCTGCCACGCGGCGAAGTCCGGGTACTGCACCGCCAGCGGCTTCAGCGGCGACGGCTCGCCGCGCGAGAACGCCGCGTACAGCTGGTTCAGCTCCTGGATCAGGATGCCGATGCTCCAGCCGTCGGCCACGATGTGGTGGACGGCCAGCACCAGCACGTGCTCGTCGGGCGCCAGGCGCAGCAGCAGCGCGCGCATCAGCGGCGCCTTGGCCAGGTCGAACGGCTGCATCACGAAGGCGTGCGACCGGCGCTCCTCTTCGGCAGTGCGCGCCTCGGCGTCGGCCAGGTCCTCCAGGCTCTCCACCGCCAACTCGAGGCTGCACGCGGGCTCCACCACCTGCACCGGCTTGCCGTCTACCGTGCGGATGCTGGTGCGCAGCGCGTCGTGCCGCCGCACGATCTCGTCGAGCGCGCGCATGAGGGCGCCCGAGTCCAGCGGCCCCCGCAGGCGGATGCCGCCGGGGAGGATGTACGCCAGGCTGCCCGGATCCAGCTGGTCCAGGAACCACAGGCGCTGCTGGAGGAACGACGCCGGGTACGTCTTGGGCGCCGCCGCCTTCTTCTGGAGCAGGGCCGCGAGCCGCAGGCGCTTGTCATCGGCAGACGCCGCGGGGGCGCCGGTGGTGGTCTCGGCCATTCGGAGGTACGTCTTTCGGTGGATGCGGAAGGGCCGGC is a window encoding:
- a CDS encoding amino acid adenylation domain-containing protein yields the protein MAETTTGAPAASADDKRLRLAALLQKKAAAPKTYPASFLQQRLWFLDQLDPGSLAYILPGGIRLRGPLDSGALMRALDEIVRRHDALRTSIRTVDGKPVQVVEPACSLELAVESLEDLADAEARTAEEERRSHAFVMQPFDLAKAPLMRALLLRLAPDEHVLVLAVHHIVADGWSIGILIQELNQLYAAFSRGEPSPLKPLAVQYPDFAAWQHTHFQGEELQRQLAFWRGLVEGAPAVLDLPTDRPRPSRQDNAGATTVLELDAGLVDAVSALARTQGATAFMVLLAVFDVLLYRVTGQDDVVVGTPIAGRTRSELEPIFGYFANTLALRTRMDGDPTFGEVVQRVRKMMLGVYANQDLPFEKLVDELKVERSLGHNPLFQVLFALQNAGGSKLDLEDVDVAGVSVETGTTIFDLSFQVGERDGAYYVAIEYKTGLFDEESMLRMGRQFETLLLSLTADPAQRISRPTLLDADDHRTLLEEWTATERDLGPASTVHALFERQARATPDATAILFGDASLSYVELNARANRLARHLQSLGVGADVPVAISVDRSPEMVVGLLAVLKAGGAYLPVDPAYPKDRRAYMLEDSGATVLLTTSKLAADLPDHSARIVLLDQHPEDAASADDSDLSVDVDPSSLAYIIYTSGSTGRPKGVMVPHDAVANLARAQIEAFGISSESRVLQFASFSFDAAVSEVLTALLAGATLVLAPQDALMPGDPLIGTLREMNVTVATLPPSVLTAMPETEFPHLQTLVSAGEACSAEIVTRWGDGRRFLNAYGPTEATVCATIAAEETGERRPTIGKPMANTRSYVLDARGWPVAVGVFGELHLGGSGVARGYTRRPSLTAEKFLPDPYAYEPGGRMYRTGDRVRWRADGTLEFAGRIDEQVKLRGFRIEPGEVESVLRAHPAVADAVVVPRESAAGDLRLVGYVVPADEGKAPGTAELRAHALERLPEYMVPAAFVTLDAFPLTPNGKVDRRALPAPDAERAGVESAYVAPSTPTEEKLAAIWSELLGVERVGVNDNFFELGGHSLNATQVVSRVRTVLGGELQLRTMFESPTVAALAAHLDAASGSEAARPQAPRIVRVAREGRVRPPEA
- a CDS encoding amino acid adenylation domain-containing protein, whose protein sequence is MTQDTPGAAPLSPEEKRQMLARLLSRKAAAPRTFPASFAQQRLWFLHHLEPESAAYNVPATRVLDGRLDVNALRRAAAELVRRHEALRTRFALAAGEPVQVVDPAVPVTMDVEDMPGGDEDERLDAFDRRVKSLVNEPFDLERGPLFRMRLLRLEPERHVFVLVVHHTVTDGWSFERLQAEMEVLYEAFAAGQPSPLPDPPLQYADFAIWQRGHLQGAELARQMEFWRGVLDGAPPLLELPTDRPRTATLGSEGAACYCEMGGGVAAAVRELSRREGATGFMTMLAAYAVLLQRWSGQDDLVVGTPILGRPRSELEGVVGYFANTLAVRIRLEGDPTFREMVRRVREVMLGAQAHQDLPFDKLVEELKVERSLEHAPVYQVMFAHNSARKAPPPGVDAEAHDPESADGGPGDAGPSAISFRNTLPPSGTAVSDLKLTANEGLDEYLVRIDYRTDLFDAATAERMVEQFERLVIGATEDPDRRISTLDILSDEEREQVLRECNDTARDYPSTCIHRLFEARAAKTPDAVALVHAAEAITYSELNARANQLAHHLQSLGVGPESLVGVCMERRPEMIIALFAVLKAGGAYVPVDPNYPEDRIAYMLEDSRAAVVLTQSSVAAHLPSTEAVGVSVDADWGKIAHLPNDNLSVDVRPENAAYAIYTSGSTGKPKGVQIEHRSTSVLLHWLRKAVSDAERSASLGSTSISFDVSVAEIFGTLCWGGKLILVENALSLAELSVDAGVRLATMVPSAAAELLRMDAIPTTVRTFNLGGEALPNALAQGLYELGHVDRVLNLYGPTEDTTYSTWSEVERGGAKVYVGRPVANTRAYIADRMLQPVPVGVQGELYLAGDGLARGYLNRPALTAERFIPDPFSGQPGARMYRVGDRVRWTEGGVLEYLGRLDHQVKIRGFRVETGEVEAALASHPSIAAAAVIAREDAPGDTRLVGYFATADGAAAPDVAELRAHLKASLPDHMVPSAFVAMDALPLTPNGKVDRRALPAPEHASREDSYVAPRTPAEQSLADIWAELLRVPRVGATDHFFELGGHSLIATQLMSRIRTVLGVELPLRAVFEAPTVAEMALRVDAAAQAGDPEGPAAPRLARVSRDARRAAAPAAEGD